A genomic segment from Numenius arquata unplaced genomic scaffold, bNumArq3.hap1.1 HAP1_SCAFFOLD_1315, whole genome shotgun sequence encodes:
- the TRIM3 gene encoding tripartite motif-containing protein 3 isoform X3, giving the protein MEVLQRDPDTPGPPHGPPSDPLSAVTGQPLCCPNHEGKVGLGLGGAVVCIVVWGTVWVAWVAVGQVMEFYCEPCETAMCRDCTEGEHREHLTVPLRDVVGQHRAALQQQLDAVRSRLPQLAAAVGLVSEISQQLGQRRREAEAEIGSTFEELEAALRQRRGVLVRDLEATCGAKQKVLQAQLESLRQGQESILSSCAFTEQALDHGTASEVLLVKKQMSERLSELASRDFPEHPQENAQLDYLVETEGVRRSILNLGVLVTTSATAHKTVATGEGLRQAVVGQPSSLSVTTKDKDGELVRSGSASLRFQVTAPDGGAAEAEVTDNKNGTYELLYTPRAEGDFLLSILLYGQPIRGSPFRVRAVKACDVPPSPDDVKRRVKSPSSGHIRQKAVRRPSSMYSSGKKKENPIEDELIFRVGSRGREKGEFTNLQGISTSSSGRIVVADSNNQCVQVFSNEGQFRLRFGVRGRSPGQLQRPTGVTVDMNGDIIIADYDNRWVSIFSPEGKFKTKIGAGRLMGPKGVAVDRNGHIIVVDNKACCVFIFQSNGKLVTKFGSRGTAERQFAGPHFVAVNNKNEIVVTDFHNHSVKVYSADGEFLFKFGSHGEGNGQFNAPTGVAVDANGNIIVADWGNSRIQVFDSAGSFLSYINTAAEPLYGPQGLALTSDGHVVVADSGNHCFKAYRYLQ; this is encoded by the exons ATGGAGGTGCTGCAGCGCGACCCCGacacccccggccccccccacggcccccccagCGACCCCCTCAGCGCCGTCAccgggcagcccctctgctgccccaaCCACGAGGGAaaggtggggctggggctggggggggctgtggtgtGCATTGTGGTGTGGGGCACAGTGTGGGTCG cgtgggtcgctgtggggcaggtgatGGAGTTCTACTGCGAGCCCTGCGAGACGGCCATGTGCCGGGACTGCACGGAGGGGGAGCACCGGGAGCACCTCACGGTGCCGCTGCGGGACGTGGTGGGGCAGCACCGGGCcgccctgcagcagcagctcgaCGCCGTCCGCAGCCG GCTGCCGCagctggcggcggcggtggggctgGTGTCGGAGATCagccagcagctggggcagcGCCGGCGGGAGGCGGAGGCCGAGATCGGCAGCACCTTCGAGGAGCTGGAGGCCGCCCTGCGCCAGCGCCGGGGGGTCCTCGTCCGCGACCTGGAGGCCACCTGCGGCGCCAAGCAGAAG gtGCTGCAGGCGCAGCTGGAGTCGCTgcggcagggccaggagagcatCCTCAGCAGCTGCGCCTTCACGGAGCAGGCGCTGGACCACGGCACGGCCAGCGAGGTGCTGCTGGTGAAGAAGCAGATGAGCGAGCGGCTGAGCGAGCTGGCCAGCCGCGACTTCCCCGAGCACCCCCAGGAGAACGCCCAGCTGGACTACCTGGTGGAGACGGAGGGGGTGCGCCGCTCCATCCTCAACCTGGGCGTGCTGGTCACCACCAGCGCCACGGCCCACAAGACGGTGGCCACGGGCGAGGGGCTGCGGCAGGCGGTGGTGGGGCAGCCCTCCTCCCTCAGCGTCACCACCAAGGACAAGGACGGGGAGCTGGTgcgcagcggcagcgccagcctGCGCTTCCAGGTGACGGCGCCCGACGGCGGCGCCGCCGAGGCCGAGGTGACGGACAACAAGAACGGCACCTACGAGCTGCTCTACACCCCCCGGGCCGAGGGCGacttcctcctctccatcctgctcTACGGGCAGCCCATCCGCGGCAGCCCCTTCCGCGTCCGCGCCGTCAAGGCCTGCGACGTGCCCCCCTCGCCCGACGACGTCAAGCGCCGCGTCAAGTCCCCCAGCAGCGGCCACATCCGGCAGAAGGCCGTCCGGCGCCCCTCCAGCATGTACAGCAGCGGCAAGAAGAAGGAGAACCCCATTGAGGACGAGCTCATCTTCCGCGTGG ggAGCCGTGGCCGGGAGAAGGGGGAGTTCACCAACCTCCAGGGCATCTCCACCTCCAGCTCTGGGCGCATCGTGGTGGCCGACAGCAATAACCAGTGCGTGCAG gtgTTCTCCAACGAGGGGCAGTTCCGGCTGCGTTTCGGGGTGCGGGGCCGCTCCCCGGGGCAGCTCCAGCGCCCCACGGGAGTCACCGTGGACATGAACGGGGACATCATCATCGCCGACTACGACAACCGCTGGGTCAGCATCTTCTCCCCCGAGGGCAAGTTCAAG ACCAAGATCGGGGCCGGGCGGCTGATGGGCCCCAAGGGGGTGGCCGTGGACCGCAACGGGCACATCATCGTGGTGGACAACAAGGCCTGCTGCGTCTTCATCTTCCAGTCCAACGGCAAACTCGTCACCAAGTTCGGCAGCCGCGGCACGGCCGAGCGCCAGTTCGCAG ggccccaCTTCGTGGCCGTCAACAACAAGAACGAGATCGTGGTCACCGACTTCCACAACCACTCCGTCAAG GTGTACAGCGCGGACGGGGAGTTCCTGTTCAAGTTCGGGTCCCACGGGGAGGGGAACGGGCAGTTCAACGCCCCCACGGGGGTGGCCGTCGACGCCAACGGAAACATCATCGTGGCCGATTGGGGCAACAGCCGCATCCAG